The Lates calcarifer isolate ASB-BC8 linkage group LG6, TLL_Latcal_v3, whole genome shotgun sequence genome includes a region encoding these proteins:
- the LOC108876339 gene encoding uncharacterized protein LOC108876339, protein MDVADMLIDKIFSWVHLQKKGAKKLRKLATELEKDKKNVNISKVVGSSVSVGGAVAMTAAGALAFFTGGAAIPVLAVAGSVATGLGLATNVSSEVVGAVMSSCTMKEAKEISEKIQNLEEGIQKLMNTLKEEGEKREQEAGNHLSSEDYVVERILRAMAKRSGLKLHDDISLWMIMSSLSKYTISGEDIALGVLKCSALLSCALLSQFVLKAVAKKTGKFLISKGVSIGGKSVVKAAGRIVGGSVGLLFSVPELITNCVNLDNCETEASQVLREIAETIRTASEELEKELDEIKQVFQRLAKVKCCIENTKRSSDERKILIEFAMENCQDETIRQWLRENSESKAFFRLVDMFHLLKEGIDKEEKKNHSNEVDITFLAHGAITGPMIRASCLLPLPTITDVELHSPWNCVITADAGYGIATGKMKPQDRVFYRRKKDAQSPDESHGPMKPPNHWNSMKKSVEKNQEIPNIILSPFKPPKDGYWKEFEYLINNLGPPGRNRIAIPYILPEKRISDSSERVPFYVVTLALSLALFFSRFTAKLHLAACLGDRSAGQKLDKEYLAKQYACSIEEAGMCLPDIKMLKWFASEYY, encoded by the exons ATGGATGTTGCTGACATGCTCATAGATAAAATCTTCTCCTGGGTGCATCTGCAGAAGAAAGGTGCAAAGAAACTGAGGAAACTGGCCACTGAGCtggagaaggacaagaagaatGTTAATATCAGTAAGGTTGTTGGGAGTTCGGTGTCTGTGGGTGGTGCAGTAGCGATGACAGCAGCAGGTGCATTAGCCTTCTTTACAGGAGGGGCAGCGATACCAGTTCTGGCTGTCGCAGGATCAGTGGCAACAGGGCTTGGTTTGGCTACCAATGTGAGTTCTGAGGTTGTTGGTGCTGTCATGTCAAGTTGCACCATGAAGGAGGCCAAAGAGATTTCAGAGAAGATCCAGAATCTTGAAGAAGGAATCCAGAAACTCATGAACACActgaaggaggaaggagagaagagagaacaaGAGGCTGGAAATCATCTTTCTTCTGAAGATTATGTTGTGGAGCGAATCCTGAGAGCAATGGCCAAACGCAGTGGACTGAAATTACATGATGACATCAGTTTGTGGATGATAATGTCTAGCTTGTCCAAATATACGATCTCTGGGGAGGACATAGCTTTAGGTGTTCTGAAGTGCTCAGCACTACTGAGTTGTGCCCTGCTTTCACAGTTTGTTCTAAAAGCAGTAGCcaaaaaaacagggaaattTCTGATTTCCAAAGGAGTATCCATCGGAGGAAAATCAGTAGTGAAGGCAGCTGGACGT ATTGTAGGAGGATCCGTTGgacttttgttttcagttccTGAGCTGATTACCAACTGTGTAAACCTGGACAACTGTGAGACAGAGGCCAGTCAGGTACTGAGAGAGATCGCTGAAACAATACGGACTGCCTCTGAAGAGCTGGAAAAAGAACTTGATGAAATTAA ACAGGTGTTTCAGAGGTTAGCCAAGGTTAAATGCTGCATTGAAAACACCAAAAGGAGCTCAGATGAAAGGAAAATATTAATCGAGTTTGCAATGGAAAACTGCCAGGATGAAACCATTCGACAATGGCTGAGAGAGAATTCAGAGTCCAAGGCTTTCTTCCGTCTCGTTGACATGTTTCATTTGCTGAAAGAAGGCATCGataaggaagaaaagaagaaccACAGCAATGAGGTTGACATCACCTTTCTGGCTCATGGAGCCATCACAGGCCCCATGATCCGAGCCAGctgtctgctgcctctgccCACCATCACAGACGTGGAACTGCATTCTCCCTGGAACTGTGTCATCACTGCTGATGCAGGATATGGTATAGCTACAGGAAAAATGAAGCCTCAGGACAGAGTTTTTTACCGGAGGAAGAAAGACGCTCAAAGTCCTGATGAAAGCCATGGTCCCATGAAACCACCAAACCACTGGAACTCAATGAAGAAATCTGTTGAAAAAAATCAAGAGATTCCAAACATCATACTTAGTCCTTTCAAACCACCAAAGGATGGTTACTGGAAAGAATTTGAGTATCTCATTAATAACCTTGGCCCACCAGGGAGAAACCGCATCGCCATCCCATACATCCTCCCAGAAAAGAGGATTTCAGATTCTTCAGAAAGAGTCCCGTTCTACGTCGTCACTTTGGCCCTGTCTCTGGCGCTGTTCTTCTCCAGGTTTACAGCCAAACTCCATCTCGCCGCCTGTCTGGGTGATAGATCTGCTGGACAGAAACTTGACAAGGAGTATCTGGCGAAGCAGTATGCCTGCAGCATCGAAGAGGCTGGAATGTGTTTACCTGACATTAAGATGTTAAAGTGGTTTGCGTCAGAGTACTATTAG
- the mrgbp gene encoding MRG/MORF4L-binding protein, giving the protein MGEADVTLNQTDEKPPDSGLVTGEDSVVWSHEVEVCLFHAMIGHKPVGVNRHFHMICIRDKFSQNIGRQVSSSVIWDHLGTMYDMQALHESEILPFPNTEKSFSLPDDIIQEVKEGKLGSEEEAKEEFRMEREPPATHEEGSNSSVKMSERTSSSRDKERERDKEKGGSEGGGGGGGGGGAKEAEKRKRSRAAEKLLSSSNPASPGGVKRRRT; this is encoded by the exons ATGGGGGAGGCAGACGTGACGCTGAACCAGACCGACGAGAAGCCTCCGGACTCGGGGCTGGTTACCGGAGAGGACTCGGTGGTGTGGAGCCACGAGGTGGAGGTCTGTCTGTTTCACGCGATGATCGGACACAAACCCGTCG gaGTGAACCGTCACTTCCACATGATCTGTATCAGAGATAAGTTCAGCCAGAACATCGGCCGTCAGGTTTCCTCCTCCGTCATCTGGgatcatctgggaaccatgtACGACATGCAGGCTCTG CATGAGTCGGAGATCTTACCGTTTCCGAACACGGAGAAGAGTTTCTCTCTGCCTGATGACATCATCCAGGAGGTTAAAGAAG GGAAGCTgggctcagaggaggaggccaaagaggagttcaggatggagagagaaccTCCAGCCACACATGAAGAAG GAAGTAACTCCTCGGTGAAGATGTCGGAGCGAACGAGCAGCAGCcgggacaaagagagagagcgagacaaggagaagggagggagtgaaggaggaggaggaggaggaggaggaggaggagcgaaggaggcagagaagaggaagaggagtcgAGCGGCCGAGAAACTGCTGTCGTCTTCCAACCCGGCGAGTCCAGGAGGAGTGAAGAGGAGACGCACCTGA